In Herbaspirillum sp. WKF16, one genomic interval encodes:
- a CDS encoding GlxA family transcriptional regulator, whose translation MTIATPQVSAAGRHSALRDIAFFVFPGFQIQDLSGPLSAFEIASKSGIGEVYRCHVVSIEGGMVASSSGLAVDTQRIRSAPYHTVFVTGGEVSMDPFDLPRVPEQLYEALERGTSRIASVCTGAFMLAQTGLLDGRSATTHWKYTMRLQRQFPRIKVEGDRIYTRDNRIWTSAGITAGIDLTLAMIQEDLGSDVAQFVSKMMVVYHRRPGNQSQFSAIADMEPESDRIRHVLSYMREHLNETLTTELLASVACLSPRQFGRSFLAETGETPAKAVERLRVETAKARVERSAEPIEAIARHVGFIDPERMRRAFVRIYGYPPQNVRRMALQASAASASE comes from the coding sequence ATGACTATCGCCACACCACAGGTATCGGCTGCAGGGCGGCACAGCGCTCTACGCGATATCGCATTCTTTGTTTTTCCGGGATTCCAGATCCAGGATCTGAGCGGCCCCTTGTCCGCCTTCGAGATCGCATCCAAAAGCGGCATCGGGGAGGTATATCGTTGCCATGTGGTATCCATTGAGGGAGGAATGGTCGCCAGCTCCTCGGGACTTGCGGTGGATACACAGCGCATACGCTCCGCGCCCTATCACACCGTTTTTGTCACGGGCGGTGAGGTGTCAATGGACCCATTTGATCTCCCCCGCGTACCCGAGCAGTTGTATGAAGCACTGGAGAGGGGGACGAGCCGGATAGCCAGTGTCTGCACCGGGGCGTTCATGCTCGCGCAAACGGGTCTTCTGGACGGCCGCAGCGCGACAACGCACTGGAAATACACGATGCGGCTGCAGCGCCAATTTCCCAGGATCAAAGTCGAAGGTGATCGCATCTACACCAGGGACAACCGGATCTGGACTTCCGCTGGCATTACGGCAGGAATCGATTTGACCTTGGCGATGATCCAGGAGGACTTGGGAAGCGATGTTGCGCAGTTCGTATCCAAGATGATGGTGGTCTACCATCGGCGTCCCGGCAATCAATCGCAGTTCTCGGCGATAGCCGATATGGAACCCGAATCGGACCGCATTCGCCATGTGCTCTCCTACATGCGGGAGCACTTGAACGAGACACTGACAACTGAACTCCTGGCCTCAGTCGCCTGCCTCAGCCCACGTCAATTTGGCAGATCATTTCTGGCAGAAACCGGTGAGACGCCCGCCAAAGCGGTGGAGCGTCTGCGCGTTGAGACGGCCAAGGCCAGGGTCGAAAGAAGCGCGGAGCCAATAGAAGCGATTGCCCGACATGTGGGCTTCATCGATCCAGAGCGGATGCGCCGCGCGTTTGTTCGCATATATGGCTATCCGCCTCAGAACGTTCGGCGCATGGCGCTGCAAGCCAGTGCGGCATCTGCATCCGAATAG